The following are encoded together in the Streptomyces flavofungini genome:
- a CDS encoding isochorismatase family protein, giving the protein MALPAVTPYPLPTAAELPANRVDWKADPARAVLLVHDLQNHFLSAYDTEAAPVPGLLANVRALKERAAALGVPVLYTAQPGGQTPEERGLQQDFWGSGLPDDPHAAAIADAVAPAPGDEVVTKWKYSGFVRTDLEDRLRALGRDQLVITGIYAHIGVLMTACDAWMRDIQAFVVADAVADFSADDHAMALRWAAGRCAVVTTADSVLEGI; this is encoded by the coding sequence ATGGCCCTGCCCGCCGTCACCCCCTACCCCCTGCCGACCGCAGCCGAGTTGCCCGCCAACCGCGTCGACTGGAAGGCCGACCCGGCCCGCGCCGTGCTCCTCGTGCACGACCTGCAGAACCACTTCCTGTCGGCGTACGACACCGAGGCCGCGCCCGTGCCCGGACTCCTGGCGAACGTACGCGCCCTCAAGGAGCGCGCGGCCGCCCTCGGCGTGCCCGTGCTCTACACCGCGCAGCCCGGCGGGCAGACCCCCGAGGAGCGCGGCCTCCAGCAGGACTTCTGGGGCTCGGGACTCCCCGACGACCCGCACGCCGCCGCCATCGCCGACGCCGTCGCACCCGCGCCCGGGGACGAGGTGGTCACGAAGTGGAAGTACAGCGGGTTCGTCCGCACCGACCTGGAGGACCGCCTGCGCGCCCTGGGTCGCGACCAGCTGGTCATCACGGGGATCTACGCCCACATCGGCGTCCTGATGACGGCCTGCGACGCGTGGATGCGCGACATCCAGGCCTTCGTCGTCGCCGACGCCGTCGCGGACTTCTCCGCCGACGACCACGCGATGGCGCTGCGCTGGGCCGCCGGGCGCTGCGCCGTGGTGACCACCGCCGACTCCGTACTCGAAGGGATCTGA
- a CDS encoding (2,3-dihydroxybenzoyl)adenylate synthase, whose translation MTLVSDTGAHPQAPTWPREFAERYRAAGWWRGETFGGVLRARAAAHPDRIAVVDPATDRRWSYGELDTRADRLAAGMRARGITAGDRVVVQLPNIAEFFEVIFALFRVGALPVFALPAHRETEIAYFCRFTEAAAYVIAAEHGGYDYRTLAAKVRADVPTLRHVWVAQGEPGEFEALADVPTEPVELAGPAPHDLAFLQLSGGSTGVPKLIPRTHDDYIYSLWGSNELCGVDENSVYLCALPAAHNFPLSSPGTLGALYAGARVVLCPQPAPETAFPLIEREGVTLTGLVPPLALLWTEAAASTPHDLSSLDVLLVGGAKFSEEAARRVRPALGCTLQQVFGMAEGLVNYTRLDDPEETIVTTQGRPISPDDEIRVVDDADNDLPVGATGHLLTRGPYTIRGYWNAPEHNARSFTADGFYRTGDIVRLTPTGHLVVEGRAKDQINRGGEKIAAEEIENHLLAHPAVHDANVVGEPDPYLGERTCAYVILKAGAEPLRPVAVKRFVRERGLAAYKVPDRVEFVDAFPQTGVGKISKKDLRAGAADPAGPRPGTL comes from the coding sequence GTGACCCTCGTATCCGACACCGGCGCGCACCCCCAGGCGCCCACCTGGCCGCGGGAGTTCGCCGAGCGCTACCGCGCCGCGGGCTGGTGGCGCGGGGAGACCTTCGGGGGCGTGCTGCGCGCACGGGCCGCCGCGCACCCCGACCGGATCGCCGTCGTCGACCCCGCCACCGACCGCCGCTGGAGCTACGGCGAACTCGACACCCGCGCCGACCGGCTCGCGGCCGGAATGCGGGCGCGCGGCATCACGGCGGGCGACCGCGTGGTGGTGCAGCTCCCCAACATCGCCGAGTTCTTCGAAGTGATCTTCGCGCTGTTCCGCGTCGGTGCGCTGCCGGTGTTCGCGCTGCCCGCGCACCGCGAGACGGAGATCGCCTACTTCTGCCGCTTCACCGAGGCCGCCGCCTACGTCATCGCCGCAGAACACGGCGGCTACGACTACCGGACGCTCGCCGCGAAGGTCCGCGCCGACGTGCCCACGCTGCGGCACGTGTGGGTGGCGCAGGGCGAGCCGGGGGAGTTCGAGGCGCTCGCCGACGTGCCCACCGAGCCCGTTGAGCTGGCCGGGCCCGCCCCGCACGACCTCGCCTTCCTCCAGCTGTCGGGCGGCTCCACCGGCGTGCCCAAGCTGATCCCGCGCACCCACGACGACTACATCTACTCGCTGTGGGGCTCCAACGAGCTGTGCGGCGTGGACGAGAACAGCGTCTATCTGTGCGCGCTGCCCGCCGCCCACAACTTCCCGCTGTCCTCACCGGGCACTCTCGGCGCGCTGTACGCCGGTGCTCGCGTCGTCCTCTGCCCCCAGCCCGCGCCCGAGACGGCCTTCCCGCTGATCGAGCGCGAGGGCGTCACCCTCACCGGCCTCGTCCCGCCGCTCGCGCTGTTGTGGACGGAGGCCGCCGCGAGCACGCCCCACGACCTGAGCAGCCTCGACGTCCTGCTCGTGGGCGGGGCCAAGTTCAGCGAGGAGGCCGCCCGCCGGGTGCGGCCCGCGCTCGGCTGCACCCTCCAGCAGGTCTTCGGCATGGCCGAGGGGCTCGTCAACTACACGCGCCTGGACGACCCCGAGGAGACCATCGTCACCACCCAGGGCCGTCCCATCTCCCCGGACGACGAGATCCGCGTCGTCGACGACGCGGACAACGACCTGCCCGTGGGCGCCACCGGCCATCTGCTGACCCGCGGCCCCTACACCATCCGCGGCTACTGGAACGCGCCCGAGCACAACGCGCGTTCCTTCACCGCCGACGGCTTCTACCGCACCGGCGACATCGTCCGGCTCACCCCGACGGGCCACCTCGTCGTCGAGGGCCGCGCCAAGGACCAGATCAACCGGGGCGGGGAGAAGATCGCCGCCGAGGAGATCGAGAACCATCTGCTCGCCCACCCCGCCGTCCACGACGCCAACGTCGTCGGCGAACCCGACCCCTACCTCGGCGAACGCACCTGCGCCTACGTGATCCTCAAGGCGGGCGCCGAACCGCTCAGGCCCGTCGCCGTCAAACGCTTCGTCCGCGAGCGCGGCCTCGCGGCGTACAAGGTGCCCGACCGCGTCGAGTTCGTGGACGCGTTCCCGCAGACGGGGGTCGGGAAGATCTCCAAGAAGGACCTCAGGGCCGGCGCCGCCGACCCCGCCGGGCCCCGCCCCGGCACCCTCTGA
- the dhbC gene encoding isochorismate synthase DhbC, producing MSTAPDVATHVPALADPAHPAVGAATALLADYRPGTRFLGTPTRTLLGQGAHSEVPHDERPLAARVAQTLGQARADGAESPVVIGAVPFDQTAPAALAVPAALRTAPPLAADPLIALPAEAPARADWSIRQVPAPEVYGASVAAAVDRMWRGEFSKVVLARTLELDCAEPLDVPAMLQRLARRDAGGYTFALPTGPARTLIGASPELLVSRRGRRVIANPLAGSIPRSDDLAEDVRRAAALLQSAKDLHEHAVVVDAVHQALSPFCTDMTVPAKPTLIRTAAMWHLSTTVTGTLAGPGASALELACALHPTPAVCGTPTDTAREVIRDSEPFDRGFFTGMVGWGDATGDGEWVVTIRCAEAERDSLRLFAGAGVVAASEPEAETAETAAKFRTFLAAVGAEL from the coding sequence GTGTCGACGGCACCCGATGTCGCCACACATGTCCCCGCCCTGGCCGACCCCGCCCACCCCGCCGTGGGGGCCGCCACCGCGCTCCTCGCCGACTACCGTCCGGGCACCCGCTTCCTCGGAACGCCCACCCGCACCCTGCTCGGGCAGGGGGCGCACAGTGAAGTCCCCCACGACGAGAGACCGTTGGCGGCGCGGGTCGCCCAGACCCTCGGGCAGGCCCGCGCCGACGGAGCCGAGTCGCCCGTCGTCATCGGGGCGGTGCCGTTCGACCAGACGGCCCCCGCCGCCCTCGCGGTGCCCGCGGCCCTGCGCACCGCGCCGCCCCTGGCCGCCGACCCGCTGATCGCGCTGCCCGCCGAGGCACCCGCCCGCGCGGACTGGAGCATCCGCCAGGTCCCGGCCCCCGAGGTGTACGGCGCGTCCGTGGCCGCCGCCGTCGACCGCATGTGGCGCGGCGAGTTCAGCAAGGTCGTGCTCGCCCGCACCCTCGAACTCGACTGCGCCGAGCCCCTCGACGTGCCCGCCATGCTCCAGCGCCTGGCCCGGCGCGACGCCGGCGGCTACACCTTCGCCCTGCCGACCGGACCCGCCCGCACGCTCATCGGCGCGAGCCCCGAACTGCTCGTGTCCCGGCGCGGGCGGCGCGTCATCGCCAACCCCCTCGCGGGCTCCATACCGCGCAGCGACGACCTCGCCGAGGACGTGCGCCGGGCGGCCGCGCTCCTGCAGTCGGCCAAGGACCTGCACGAGCACGCCGTCGTCGTGGACGCCGTTCACCAGGCACTCTCGCCCTTCTGCACGGACATGACCGTCCCCGCCAAGCCCACCCTGATCCGCACCGCCGCCATGTGGCACCTGTCGACGACCGTCACCGGCACCCTCGCGGGGCCGGGGGCGTCCGCCCTCGAACTGGCCTGCGCGCTGCACCCGACGCCCGCCGTCTGCGGTACGCCCACCGACACGGCCCGCGAGGTCATCCGTGACAGCGAGCCCTTCGACCGCGGGTTCTTCACCGGCATGGTCGGCTGGGGCGACGCCACGGGCGACGGCGAATGGGTCGTCACCATCCGCTGCGCGGAGGCCGAGCGCGACAGTCTGCGCCTGTTCGCGGGCGCGGGCGTCGTCGCCGCCTCCGAGCCGGAGGCCGAGACGGCCGAGACCGCCGCCAAGTTCCGCACGTTCCTCGCCGCGGTGGGAGCCGAGCTGTGA